Sequence from the Malaciobacter pacificus genome:
GCAATGATACAATTTTTATGATTGGTTTATTTGCTCTAAGTGGAGCAGTTACAAATACACTTGCGATTCATATGCTTTTTCATAAAGTTCCATTTTTATATGGAAGTGGAGTTATTGAAAACAAATTTGAACAGTTTAAATCATCAATTCATAATCTTTTAACGAATCAATTTTTCACTCAAGAACACTTAACAAAGTTTTTTCAAACAGAAGTAAATAGTGCAAAAAATACAATAGATTTTGAAAAAATTTTAAATAAAACAGATTTTACTCCAGCTTATGACTCATTAAAAACAGCAGTTATGGAATCAAGTTTTGGTGGAATGTTAGGCATGTTTGGAGGTGAAGCGGCACTTGAACCTTTAAAAGAGCCATTTATAAAAAAACTTCAAAAATCTATAATTGATATTACAAGTAGTGAAGCTTTTAATAAAGTTTTAGATGAGAGTTTAAAATCAGAAGATTTATCAAAAGATGTTCATAGTAAGTTAAGTGAAATTGTAAGTTCAAGATTAGATGAATTAACGCCTAAAATGGTTAAACAAATAGTGCAAGATATGATAAAAGAACATCTTGGATGGCTTGTGATTTGGGGTGCAGTTTTTGGTGGACTTATTGGGTTTGTTTCAACTTTAATAGTGTAGCTCTTTATTTAGGCTTTATATGAAAAATGTAGTATAGTTTTACTACATTTTTTACTACAAATTAAAAAAAGCCAATAGTTTTTGATAATAGTTGATTGATTAATGATTTAAATATATATTATTAAAAAATTTATTTAGCTTGTCAATTTCTTTTTCATTTAAAATATACTTTTTTTTCTCTTCTGTTAAGTCAGATATCCCAAAGTTTTTTATATAGTTTTTTCCAAGAGAAAAATAATTAGAAGCATAAGGTTTACTAATACTTTTTACATACAACCAAAAGATATCAGTTTTAAAAACTTGTTCTAATATTTTTAACTCTTCTTTAGTCTCTGCCATAGCAGCCATACCATTATAAAAATATATATCTTCATTCTCTACAAAACAACTTTTAAACCCTTCTCTTGCCATTTGAGGGAATAGTAGTTTATATTTATATCTTTCTAAAGATTGGTTTCTACCAAAAGCATACCAATATTTATAATCTTTACCTTTACCTTTATCTCTATTAACTAATGCATCTTTATTAGATAATAAATAGTGGTAAGCAAAGGGATAGTCATTTATAAACTTATCTTCTGAAATCACATAAATTTGATTTTCTTCATTATACTCATATGGAAAAATAATTTTTTCAATAATATTATTAATTTTATCTGTTTTAACTAGTAAATTTGAATTAACAATATCTTTACAAATACTTTTTTCAATTTTAGTATTTTTATCTATGTAATAGTATTTTTTAGTATCTTTTATTGGTTTAAATATGAAAACATTGTTTTTTAATGTTGCTATACCACTTTTA
This genomic interval carries:
- a CDS encoding DUF445 family protein: MNKSDITNLLTVLIMAYGYSNGNDTIFMIGLFALSGAVTNTLAIHMLFHKVPFLYGSGVIENKFEQFKSSIHNLLTNQFFTQEHLTKFFQTEVNSAKNTIDFEKILNKTDFTPAYDSLKTAVMESSFGGMLGMFGGEAALEPLKEPFIKKLQKSIIDITSSEAFNKVLDESLKSEDLSKDVHSKLSEIVSSRLDELTPKMVKQIVQDMIKEHLGWLVIWGAVFGGLIGFVSTLIV